A stretch of Borrelia turcica IST7 DNA encodes these proteins:
- a CDS encoding Cof-type HAD-IIB family hydrolase → MNSNYEKYKMLVFDLDGTLLNNEHKITPLTLKVLLKLRKDFRIIIATGRRLGEIKDVLNQLKEIDIEKGYMITANGSEVFLQNNLILRYKIEYGLVREILKLERGEIDINLYTLSDWYSDREVRSPIMNHFISHLGIKPVITDLFSLQVDSLSKIVYFSQNFITLEKFGNTIREKNFKDISVFYSAQDLLEITNINANKYNAVKNVALFECVDIGDILAFGDNGNDYEMLKNVGKGIVMKNANEFVRTSLPNNEVTKFSNDEDGVAKFLIDFFNLDIDFN, encoded by the coding sequence ATGAATTCTAATTATGAAAAATATAAGATGCTCGTTTTTGATCTTGATGGTACTTTACTTAATAATGAGCATAAAATTACACCATTAACTCTTAAAGTTCTTTTAAAGTTAAGGAAAGATTTTCGTATCATTATTGCTACTGGTAGGAGATTAGGTGAAATTAAGGATGTTCTGAATCAACTTAAAGAGATTGATATTGAAAAGGGTTATATGATAACAGCCAATGGATCTGAAGTGTTTTTGCAGAATAATCTAATCTTGAGGTATAAGATAGAATATGGCCTAGTAAGAGAAATTCTTAAGCTTGAGAGAGGAGAAATCGATATTAATCTTTATACTTTAAGCGATTGGTATTCTGATAGAGAGGTTAGGAGCCCAATTATGAATCATTTTATTAGTCACTTAGGAATAAAACCTGTTATTACTGATTTGTTTTCTCTTCAAGTAGACTCTTTATCTAAAATAGTTTATTTTTCTCAAAATTTTATTACTCTTGAAAAATTTGGAAATACAATAAGAGAGAAGAATTTCAAGGATATAAGTGTATTTTACTCTGCTCAAGATCTATTAGAAATTACAAATATTAATGCTAATAAGTATAATGCTGTTAAAAATGTTGCTTTATTTGAATGTGTTGATATTGGAGATATCTTGGCATTTGGAGATAATGGTAATGATTATGAAATGCTAAAAAATGTTGGAAAGGGTATTGTAATGAAGAATGCAAATGAATTTGTGAGGACTAGTTTACCAAATAATGAGGTTACAAAGTTTAGTAACGATGAAGATGGAGTTGCAAAGTTTTTAATTGATTTTTTTAATCTTGATATTGATTTTAACTAG
- a CDS encoding TraB/GumN family protein: protein MNFKEENTEDCFSHVSTLDVDNNKIYILGTAHVSKKSSQDTATLIEKLKPSFIAVELDKARYNAILDTDEHKKWQDLDIYKAIKQGKAFLLIVQIILSNFQKKLAKEQGISPGEEMKTAILKAREHNIPIILADRKVEITLKRAWNCVPFTEKVKIISSLFSFSDTKVTTDEIEKLKEQDVLSSMMEELAKEIPTVKKVLIDERDEFIASKILEGSGTTFAVVGAGHVKGIITNLKNIKENKKVINIDALSNIPKKTFSLGKLVSYLIPILVIVLIVSSFYFKGFDFAFKNLELWIILNASFAGIAALLLRANIITIFTASIGAPIFSLIPFIGTGMVAGLVEAYINKPKIKDFESLQEDLTNIKGYFKNKVTKILLIVFFVNIGSSIGTIVGLKFLLNIFS, encoded by the coding sequence TTGAACTTTAAAGAAGAGAACACTGAGGATTGTTTTTCGCATGTTAGTACTCTTGATGTAGATAATAATAAAATATACATATTAGGTACAGCACATGTATCAAAGAAAAGTTCACAAGACACAGCTACTTTAATTGAAAAGCTAAAACCATCCTTCATTGCTGTTGAACTTGATAAGGCACGCTACAATGCAATTCTAGACACGGATGAGCATAAGAAATGGCAAGACTTAGATATATATAAGGCAATAAAACAAGGAAAAGCATTTTTATTAATAGTTCAAATAATATTAAGCAATTTCCAAAAAAAGTTAGCAAAAGAACAAGGAATTAGTCCTGGCGAAGAGATGAAAACAGCTATTTTGAAAGCTAGGGAACACAATATTCCAATAATACTTGCAGACAGAAAAGTTGAGATAACACTAAAGAGGGCTTGGAATTGCGTTCCATTTACAGAAAAAGTTAAAATAATATCAAGTCTGTTCTCATTCTCAGATACAAAAGTAACAACAGATGAAATTGAAAAATTAAAAGAACAAGATGTCCTCTCAAGCATGATGGAAGAGCTTGCAAAAGAAATTCCTACTGTTAAAAAAGTTTTAATCGATGAAAGAGACGAATTTATAGCAAGCAAAATACTTGAAGGTTCAGGTACAACCTTTGCTGTTGTCGGTGCTGGTCATGTAAAGGGCATAATAACAAATTTGAAAAACATTAAAGAAAACAAGAAAGTAATAAACATTGATGCTTTAAGCAATATACCTAAGAAAACCTTCTCACTTGGTAAACTAGTATCTTATTTAATACCTATCTTAGTTATTGTACTAATAGTAAGTTCATTTTACTTTAAGGGATTTGATTTTGCCTTTAAAAACTTAGAACTTTGGATAATACTTAACGCTTCGTTTGCAGGTATTGCTGCTCTTTTATTAAGAGCCAATATTATAACAATATTCACAGCTTCAATTGGTGCTCCAATATTTTCTCTAATTCCATTCATTGGAACAGGTATGGTTGCAGGACTTGTTGAAGCTTACATAAATAAACCAAAAATAAAAGACTTTGAAAGCTTACAAGAAGATTTAACTAATATAAAAGGATATTTTAAGAATAAAGTTACAAAAATTTTACTGATAGTATTCTTTGTAAACATTGGATCTTCTATTGGAACAATTGTTGGTCTTAAATTTTTGTTAAATATTTTCAGCTAA
- a CDS encoding chemotaxis protein CheB, which produces MRTKIYVLVIEDSATNRKVISDIINSSLKLEVIATASNGEFALKKLNKQPDVILFSLETETIKEINFLQAKRNMNNKIPTIVLSSSEDIAKKTLLKGADDFIIKSDAKIECIKDQIIDLLYAYGTKAIKSKIIHNINLKLKTNEIETNNTVKEEILNTINTIDENLTIKKDTIENKDFDQETIIDEEDLKKLKNRKFDIVVIGISTGGPVALKAILPEIPENFPIPIIIVQHMPKGFTSEFARSLNNICNLVVKETINKEILQRGFIYISSSGYHTRINKINDNYQIEVFDDENVNGHKPSIGVLFKSISENVKEKAIAFIMTGMGSDGSREIGEIKKAGGLTIAQDKESSVVFGMPKIAIEENNVDYIVSINHVVKLLKAILLDG; this is translated from the coding sequence GTGAGAACAAAAATTTATGTGCTTGTTATTGAAGATTCTGCTACTAATAGGAAAGTCATCTCAGATATAATTAATTCTTCTCTAAAACTTGAAGTTATTGCTACTGCATCTAACGGAGAATTTGCTCTTAAAAAACTTAACAAACAACCCGATGTCATACTATTCAGTTTAGAAACAGAAACAATAAAAGAAATTAACTTTTTACAAGCAAAAAGGAACATGAATAACAAAATTCCTACTATCGTTCTATCATCAAGCGAAGACATAGCAAAAAAAACACTCTTAAAAGGAGCAGATGATTTTATCATCAAATCTGATGCTAAAATAGAATGTATAAAAGATCAAATTATTGACTTACTCTATGCTTACGGAACAAAGGCCATAAAAAGTAAAATTATCCATAATATTAATTTAAAATTAAAAACAAATGAGATTGAAACAAATAATACAGTAAAAGAAGAAATTTTAAATACAATAAACACGATAGATGAAAATTTAACAATCAAAAAAGATACAATTGAAAATAAGGATTTTGACCAAGAAACAATAATAGATGAAGAAGATTTAAAAAAACTTAAAAATAGAAAATTTGATATAGTTGTCATTGGAATATCTACAGGAGGTCCTGTAGCATTAAAGGCTATACTACCAGAAATCCCTGAGAATTTTCCTATACCAATAATCATTGTTCAACATATGCCAAAGGGATTTACATCAGAATTTGCAAGAAGTCTTAATAATATTTGTAACTTAGTTGTAAAGGAAACAATCAACAAAGAAATACTACAAAGAGGATTCATATACATAAGTTCAAGCGGATACCACACAAGAATTAATAAGATTAATGACAACTATCAAATAGAAGTATTTGACGATGAAAATGTAAACGGTCATAAACCATCTATTGGAGTTTTATTTAAATCCATATCAGAAAATGTGAAAGAAAAAGCAATAGCCTTCATAATGACAGGAATGGGAAGTGATGGATCTAGAGAAATTGGAGAGATTAAAAAAGCCGGCGGACTCACGATCGCTCAAGACAAGGAAAGTTCAGTGGTTTTTGGCATGCCCAAAATAGCAATAGAAGAAAATAATGTAGACTATATAGTTTCGATAAACCATGTGGTAAAATTATTAAAGGCCATTCTGCTTGATGGTTGA
- a CDS encoding response regulator, translating to MDQYYPLYYKNKEGSTVGMIFPILSKWAQDHNYDISIETIDYLDRDKIEDDVIYLGLTYSSNLNEYLYFKNEIGKCVTALLYDKKEGKNKSSSYPLKDLRIGVVENTIYEDILRLHRRVDNVLLFKDTEELLLALRDHKIDLVYGSCKSLPCVWYRTFYPYFISIFNTDYFHSVSIRVAVSKNANNDLKFLNVDLLSYMKSLSVEEYKSFKEFDILYALDIGIYNDYPPLSFIDSKGRPSGILVDLWHTLSREYGFAVNFIGFPKESIKKSLDDKNVSIWGGIIKESRDSLDSKNYKETIPIYSLNFKLYFTNAKNSKKVINSQIIDFDFDNFSLDKNTDIVNNFAGIVNKSYGFVENSITTRYLSKMHGYNNILKSEDSKFNQSRSLVFATNNKRFKLFAYVLNALIENFFFDTLLQIDNNWLGQDEIKDYQNNGYGYVGKNDFNIEEKIWLLNNKELNLAVKDWYPIDYFDSNGYRGVNEGLIDKVQRLTNLKFNIVKVNKEDDIENLINIGKVDVLATNLEDENLDYLFNINASSGIPLYVFSNKIKVFPFNFSDKCAILKFLYTKEISAKSRVQLVQVENFKEALDLLYSGKVSGIISDEYTAAVNFEDLNVRDVKKLPADIDLKFDLNVAVNKQDYILRGIIQKSLFRANVRNRLYFDDWVSNVYERSIAIGFRRSFVTALIIGILVFTILVVSLFNLVQELYFRKKMYFSAISEKKVIENAINDKTIFVASMSHDIRTPINGIVAATELLDRTDLVSNQREYVQIINYSSKSLLSLIDDILYISKIDMNGIYIENNDIDLEREIESVVKSFQPQSAKQNLDLIFYSKSNLENYLIGDISRLKQVLINLIGNAFKFTNDGMIVLNYENIYSTKDNRGNEIVTIEFKVIDTGRGIKQQSIPEIFELFKQEDNSDARIHGGIGLGLAISKKLVSLMGGPGIAVESEIGMGTTFSFMLPFVLGNKIEDRDKELNKFELVRDKKILSLVLSKRAVKVLNEISEIFDYKDNINYSYSYDDAYGIFYKNPDYDFVFINVNSTGVQEGIDFANRIKKLNSSTRIIFVLPYLPNNEMINLEYEYIQKPFRRWDFYSNWISNGTTVDEPLLNDFSVLKIRDNVRILIAEDNEINQKVLKNILVAIGVRENSIDIVEDGVNAIESLKNSRYDIAFIDIRMPICDGFSVAKEIREYESQNNLSPCVLIAVTAHALREYKDRCFEHGMNDYIVKPIQIRVIKNVLSKYLQIEFEETKSSEDINLGKYPDLPHLDIKKALRELDISYDVYCELCKGLVDVIYTFIHELDEAFNVGDLELVKSMAHSIAGALGNMRISLFEKFREIEISKRTLHELEMFYYEARKDLIVLIGNIKTYILNTVDNVGQEKLNFKSNDEFLNLMRKLLHGIENRNPKEYKEILEILKKYNLDENKKILFDSLLKNLRLYKFEDSSKIVQDMMGFGNIEKT from the coding sequence GTGGATCAGTACTACCCTCTTTATTATAAAAATAAAGAGGGTAGTACTGTTGGTATGATTTTCCCTATTCTTTCTAAGTGGGCACAAGATCATAATTATGATATCAGTATAGAGACTATTGATTATCTTGATAGAGATAAAATTGAAGACGATGTAATTTATTTAGGATTGACATATAGTTCAAATTTAAATGAATATCTTTATTTTAAAAATGAAATTGGCAAATGTGTTACTGCTTTACTTTATGATAAAAAAGAAGGTAAAAATAAATCTAGTTCCTATCCTCTAAAGGATTTACGAATAGGTGTTGTAGAAAACACAATATATGAGGATATTTTAAGACTTCATAGACGTGTTGATAATGTACTTTTATTTAAAGATACTGAAGAATTACTTTTAGCGTTAAGAGATCATAAGATTGATTTAGTATATGGAAGTTGTAAGTCATTGCCTTGTGTGTGGTATAGAACTTTTTATCCATATTTTATTAGTATTTTTAATACTGACTATTTTCATAGTGTTAGTATAAGAGTTGCTGTTAGTAAAAATGCTAATAATGATTTAAAATTTCTAAATGTTGATCTTTTGAGCTACATGAAGTCACTTTCTGTAGAAGAATATAAATCTTTTAAGGAATTTGATATTTTGTATGCTCTTGATATTGGAATATATAATGATTACCCTCCTTTAAGTTTTATTGATTCTAAGGGTCGACCTTCAGGTATTTTAGTTGATTTGTGGCATACTCTTTCTAGGGAATACGGGTTTGCAGTAAACTTTATAGGATTTCCAAAAGAAAGCATTAAAAAAAGCTTGGATGATAAAAATGTCTCTATTTGGGGTGGCATTATTAAGGAAAGTAGGGATAGCTTAGACTCTAAAAATTATAAAGAGACTATTCCTATATACTCACTTAATTTTAAACTTTATTTTACGAATGCTAAAAATAGTAAAAAGGTAATAAATTCACAAATTATTGATTTTGATTTCGATAATTTTAGTCTAGATAAAAATACAGACATAGTAAATAATTTTGCAGGTATAGTAAATAAATCATATGGATTTGTAGAAAATTCAATAACCACAAGATATTTATCAAAAATGCATGGGTACAATAATATATTAAAATCTGAAGATTCAAAGTTCAATCAAAGTAGATCTTTGGTATTTGCAACCAACAATAAAAGATTTAAATTGTTTGCATATGTTCTTAATGCATTAATAGAAAACTTTTTCTTTGATACTTTATTACAAATAGATAATAATTGGCTTGGTCAAGATGAAATTAAAGATTATCAAAATAATGGATATGGCTATGTAGGTAAGAATGACTTTAATATTGAGGAAAAAATTTGGTTACTGAATAATAAAGAATTAAATCTTGCTGTAAAAGATTGGTATCCTATTGATTATTTTGATTCTAATGGTTATAGAGGAGTAAATGAAGGGTTAATTGATAAGGTACAAAGATTGACAAATTTAAAGTTCAATATAGTCAAGGTAAATAAAGAAGATGATATTGAGAATTTAATTAATATAGGAAAAGTAGATGTATTAGCCACTAATTTAGAAGATGAGAATCTAGACTATTTGTTCAATATTAATGCAAGTTCGGGAATTCCACTTTATGTTTTTTCGAATAAGATTAAAGTATTCCCTTTTAATTTTTCTGATAAATGTGCAATACTTAAATTTTTATATACAAAGGAAATATCAGCTAAGTCAAGAGTACAGTTAGTACAGGTGGAGAATTTTAAGGAAGCTTTAGATCTTCTTTATAGTGGTAAAGTAAGCGGGATTATTAGTGATGAGTATACTGCTGCTGTTAATTTTGAGGATTTAAATGTCAGAGATGTTAAAAAACTTCCTGCTGATATAGATTTAAAATTTGATTTAAATGTTGCAGTAAATAAACAAGATTATATTTTAAGGGGAATTATACAAAAAAGTTTATTCCGTGCGAATGTTAGGAATAGACTATATTTTGATGATTGGGTGTCTAATGTTTATGAGAGGTCTATTGCTATAGGATTTAGAAGATCTTTTGTGACAGCATTAATCATTGGTATTCTTGTTTTTACCATTCTTGTAGTTTCATTGTTTAATTTAGTTCAGGAATTATATTTTAGAAAAAAGATGTATTTTTCTGCAATAAGTGAAAAAAAAGTTATTGAAAATGCTATTAATGATAAAACTATTTTTGTTGCAAGCATGAGCCATGATATTCGTACTCCTATTAATGGGATAGTAGCAGCTACTGAACTCTTGGATCGTACGGATCTTGTAAGTAATCAAAGAGAATATGTTCAAATTATAAATTATTCTTCTAAATCATTGCTTTCTTTAATTGATGATATATTGTACATCTCTAAAATAGATATGAATGGAATATATATTGAAAATAATGATATAGATTTGGAGCGTGAAATTGAAAGTGTTGTAAAGAGTTTTCAGCCTCAGAGTGCAAAGCAGAACCTTGATTTAATTTTTTATTCAAAATCGAATTTAGAAAATTACTTAATAGGCGATATTTCTAGATTGAAGCAGGTGCTTATTAATTTAATAGGAAATGCTTTTAAATTTACTAATGATGGGATGATAGTTTTAAATTATGAAAATATATATAGTACAAAGGATAATAGAGGAAATGAAATAGTTACTATTGAATTTAAGGTAATTGATACTGGGAGAGGGATTAAACAACAGAGTATACCTGAAATATTTGAGTTATTTAAACAAGAGGATAACTCTGATGCAAGAATACATGGAGGTATTGGGCTTGGGCTTGCTATCTCAAAAAAACTTGTCAGTTTAATGGGTGGTCCTGGTATTGCAGTTGAGAGTGAAATAGGTATGGGAACAACTTTTTCATTTATGTTGCCTTTTGTTTTAGGTAACAAGATTGAGGACAGGGATAAAGAGTTAAATAAATTTGAACTGGTAAGAGATAAAAAGATTTTAAGTTTGGTTTTAAGTAAAAGGGCTGTTAAGGTTTTAAATGAAATAAGTGAGATATTTGATTACAAAGATAACATAAATTACTCTTATTCTTATGATGATGCTTATGGGATATTTTATAAAAATCCTGACTATGATTTTGTTTTTATAAATGTAAATAGTACTGGTGTGCAAGAAGGGATTGATTTTGCTAACAGAATAAAAAAATTGAATTCAAGTACAAGAATAATTTTCGTACTACCTTATTTACCAAATAATGAGATGATTAATCTTGAGTATGAGTATATTCAAAAACCTTTTAGAAGATGGGATTTTTATTCTAATTGGATTAGCAATGGTACGACTGTAGATGAACCGTTACTAAATGATTTTAGTGTTCTTAAAATAAGAGATAATGTTCGCATTTTAATAGCTGAGGATAATGAAATTAATCAGAAAGTTTTAAAAAATATTTTAGTTGCTATAGGAGTCAGAGAAAATTCTATTGATATTGTGGAAGATGGGGTGAATGCTATTGAGTCTTTAAAAAATAGTAGATATGACATAGCCTTTATTGATATAAGAATGCCAATTTGTGATGGCTTTTCGGTAGCTAAAGAGATACGTGAATATGAGAGTCAGAATAACTTAAGTCCATGTGTTTTAATAGCTGTAACAGCACATGCGTTAAGGGAATATAAAGATAGATGTTTTGAGCATGGAATGAATGATTATATTGTAAAACCAATACAAATTAGGGTAATAAAGAATGTATTGTCAAAATATTTACAAATTGAGTTTGAAGAAACTAAGAGTAGTGAAGATATTAATTTAGGTAAATATCCGGATTTACCTCATTTGGATATTAAGAAAGCTTTAAGGGAGCTTGATATCTCATATGATGTATATTGTGAGTTATGCAAGGGACTTGTTGATGTCATTTATACTTTTATTCATGAATTAGATGAAGCTTTTAATGTAGGCGATTTAGAATTAGTAAAGAGCATGGCACATTCAATTGCGGGGGCTCTTGGAAATATGCGCATTAGCTTATTTGAGAAGTTTAGAGAGATTGAGATAAGTAAAAGAACACTGCATGAATTGGAGATGTTTTACTATGAAGCACGTAAAGATTTGATTGTACTTATTGGAAATATAAAAACATACATTTTAAATACTGTTGATAATGTAGGTCAGGAAAAATTAAACTTTAAAAGTAATGATGAGTTTTTGAATCTTATGCGAAAGCTTTTACATGGAATAGAGAATAGAAATCCAAAAGAATATAAGGAAATACTTGAGATTCTTAAAAAATATAATTTAGACGAAAATAAAAAGATATTGTTTGATTCTCTTCTTAAAAATTTAAGATTATATAAGTTTGAAGATAGTTCTAAAATTGTTCAAGATATGATGGGTTTTGGTAATATAGAGAAGACATGA
- a CDS encoding adenylate kinase codes for MKLVFLGPPGSGKGTIAKIILKKLNYYHISTGDLFRENILNSTILGKEIKQIVESGKLVPDSITIKIVEDKINTLDNPDNFILDGFPRNICQAQALDKFLQNLKIINFLIDEEILIKRLSGRRICKTCGGIFNIYTLPTKENGICDICKGTLYQRKDDTEESLKIRLQEYHLQTKPLIDFYSISNRLHNINASQNIDGVEKNLMEIIA; via the coding sequence ATGAAACTTGTTTTTTTAGGACCTCCAGGTTCTGGAAAAGGTACAATTGCTAAGATTATTTTAAAAAAACTAAACTATTATCACATTTCAACAGGAGATCTCTTTAGGGAAAATATATTAAATTCTACAATCCTTGGTAAAGAAATAAAACAAATAGTTGAAAGCGGGAAATTAGTTCCTGATTCAATCACAATTAAAATCGTTGAAGATAAAATTAATACGCTTGATAATCCGGATAATTTTATTCTTGATGGTTTTCCAAGAAATATCTGTCAAGCTCAGGCTTTAGATAAATTCTTGCAAAATCTTAAAATAATAAATTTTTTAATTGATGAAGAGATCCTCATTAAAAGACTTTCCGGAAGAAGAATATGCAAGACTTGCGGTGGAATATTTAATATATATACACTTCCTACAAAAGAAAATGGTATTTGTGACATTTGCAAAGGCACTCTTTATCAACGAAAAGACGATACAGAAGAGTCTTTAAAAATAAGACTTCAAGAATATCACTTACAAACAAAGCCATTAATAGATTTCTACTCAATTAGCAATAGACTTCACAATATAAATGCATCTCAAAATATTGATGGAGTGGAAAAAAATTTGATGGAAATAATAGCATAA
- the hpt gene encoding hypoxanthine phosphoribosyltransferase, giving the protein MNDQISTLFSEEKIKNKIKELAQEIKDYYKDKNNVVFISLLKGSFIFFADIIREIGLNVKIDFLQASSYGNKAHSSLKVIIKKDIDINIENCYVILFDDIIDTGLTYKKIIEHLKTKNPKEIKTCVLFNKPSRRLTELHIDYVGFEIDNHFIVGYGIDFNEKHRTLKDVAKINK; this is encoded by the coding sequence ATGAATGATCAAATTTCAACTTTATTCTCAGAAGAAAAAATTAAAAATAAAATTAAAGAGTTGGCTCAAGAGATTAAAGATTATTACAAGGACAAGAATAACGTAGTTTTTATATCTCTTCTTAAAGGCTCATTTATATTTTTTGCAGACATTATAAGAGAGATTGGACTCAATGTAAAAATAGATTTCCTGCAAGCTTCAAGTTATGGTAATAAGGCACATTCTTCACTAAAAGTAATCATAAAAAAAGACATTGATATTAATATAGAAAACTGCTATGTAATACTCTTTGACGATATTATAGATACTGGATTAACATATAAAAAAATTATTGAACATTTAAAAACGAAGAATCCCAAAGAGATTAAAACCTGTGTTCTTTTCAATAAACCATCCAGAAGATTAACAGAACTACACATAGACTATGTGGGCTTTGAAATCGATAATCATTTTATAGTTGGGTATGGTATTGATTTTAATGAAAAACACAGAACCTTAAAGGATGTAGCAAAAATAAACAAATAG
- a CDS encoding diguanylate cyclase has translation MMEGKVLDDLEESRDEVQKLLLVDDTPTNLDLLIDILQDEYEIRVAINGLDALKQVKIDSPDLILLDVLLPDISGYEVCKRLKGDPETRDIPIIFISSRDSTDAQLEGFNVGGVDYILKPFNARIIDARIKTHLELKRLRDYFKNLARIDGLTQIPNRRFFTDKFAKSWMKALEYKERVIVGMLDIDYFKKYNDNYGHTNGDECLKLIAKSLNKIALKYKIDVARYGGEEFILFSVNKSLEEMINIVSLIIEEIRNLEIVHEYNSVSKFVTVSIGLAEQIPHDTNFTNIIKLADDKLYEAKVSGRNQFKY, from the coding sequence ATGATGGAAGGGAAAGTACTGGATGATTTGGAAGAAAGTAGAGATGAAGTTCAAAAATTACTTCTTGTAGATGATACTCCTACAAATTTAGATTTACTAATAGATATACTACAAGATGAATATGAAATCCGAGTTGCAATAAATGGGCTTGATGCTTTAAAGCAGGTGAAGATTGATAGTCCTGACCTTATCCTTCTTGATGTATTGCTTCCAGACATTAGTGGTTATGAGGTTTGTAAAAGGCTTAAGGGTGATCCTGAAACAAGAGATATTCCTATAATTTTTATTAGTTCAAGAGATTCTACCGATGCTCAACTTGAAGGATTTAATGTTGGTGGAGTAGATTATATCTTAAAACCCTTTAATGCAAGGATTATTGATGCAAGAATTAAAACGCATCTTGAGCTTAAAAGGCTTAGAGATTATTTTAAAAATCTTGCAAGAATTGATGGACTTACTCAAATTCCTAATAGAAGATTCTTTACAGATAAATTTGCTAAATCTTGGATGAAAGCCTTGGAATATAAAGAACGCGTCATTGTGGGAATGTTAGATATTGATTATTTTAAAAAATATAATGATAATTACGGACATACCAATGGCGATGAATGTCTTAAGTTGATTGCAAAGAGCTTGAATAAGATTGCTTTGAAATATAAGATAGATGTTGCGCGTTACGGTGGAGAAGAATTTATTTTATTTTCTGTTAATAAGAGTTTAGAGGAAATGATTAATATTGTTAGTTTAATAATAGAAGAAATTAGAAATTTGGAAATAGTTCATGAATACAACAGTGTTTCTAAATTTGTGACAGTTTCAATTGGACTTGCTGAGCAAATTCCTCATGATACTAATTTTACTAATATTATTAAACTTGCTGATGATAAGTTGTATGAGGCTAAGGTATCTGGCCGAAATCAGTTTAAATATTAA